Proteins found in one Balneola sp. genomic segment:
- a CDS encoding PadR family transcriptional regulator — MKETKLGDFEETLLLIVGILDKEAYAFKIAEEFEDQLKRSVSIGAVHSTLNRLGDKGFLTSKMGDPTAERGGRRKRIYEITAEGHRALKNSREIKLSLWNQFPAFANLKFRVG, encoded by the coding sequence ATGAAAGAAACAAAACTCGGAGATTTTGAAGAAACCTTGCTTCTTATTGTGGGAATCCTTGATAAAGAAGCCTATGCCTTCAAGATCGCAGAAGAATTTGAAGACCAACTCAAACGCTCTGTGTCAATCGGAGCAGTGCATTCTACCTTAAATCGCTTAGGAGATAAAGGCTTTCTCACTTCCAAGATGGGAGATCCGACTGCCGAGCGAGGAGGGAGGAGAAAACGCATTTATGAAATCACTGCGGAGGGGCATCGAGCCTTGAAAAACTCTCGTGAAATCAAGCTTTCGCTATGGAACCAGTTTCCTGCCTTTGCAAACCTAAAGTTTAGGGTAGGGTAG
- a CDS encoding FtsX-like permease family protein: MESRPPELAERFLCFFLKQEFQEEVLGDLEEAYYFALREHTERRAALLYWFQVLNYLRPFAIKNFRSPEIYPVMLSHNIKISYRTLLKNKTYSLINILGLAIGITVSIFIGLWVLDEYSFNKNHEHYDRIVQVFRKNVTPEAIYINSSMTGALGEELNEKFPHYFEYTALTFFRPSEQVLSIGENSFEEMGYFFQPDITHILSLPMLEGSRDALQNPSNVIISKSFADKAFRNEQAIGQTVNLNANVDLIVAGVYEDLPQNSTFGDASFLISQALFYNEQNPYGWDNYNMKLFALLRPGVNVEDASEAIKDVIKPYRDELYNKGEIFLLPMRDWNLNSTFENGVQVASQKVQFIRLFIVIGLFIPLIGCINFMNLNTAQYQTRGKEVGIRKTLGSVRATVASQFLVESFMYVFGALMVSLVLVYALLPGFNEISGKEVTLPWMFPAFWLLCLVFSLIVSLFAGSYPAFFLSSFNPMEAIKGKLRQGRKSIRFRQALVVFQFTISIFLIIGTITIHEQINHAKNRSMGYEKEGLITIRGRNADFAQKGELLREELKRTGAVEEVAFSNYPLTNTLGNNGGFSVEGSTEINQETFNTIYVTPEYGAAAQWELVAGRDFNRDQGIEINSIILSESGVAQLGLTDPIGKEITAHNNTFNGQTNFTIIGVVKDMIKGSPFNDPVPLMLFPNTSTNRRGFMFVRLNPDMPYGESIAAVQESFHSVLPDHPFYAHFADDQYLAKFKSEDQTGTLATLFSTLAILISCLGLFGLSAFMVTQRVKEIGIRKVLGASITNLWMLLSKDFGQLVIIACVIALPAAFYAMNSWLQNYEFRIPLYWWIFVAGAVSCLVVTMLTVSYHSIRASLANPVESLRSE, translated from the coding sequence ATGGAATCCAGGCCTCCTGAATTAGCTGAACGGTTTTTATGCTTCTTCCTCAAACAAGAGTTTCAGGAAGAGGTACTTGGTGATTTAGAAGAGGCTTACTATTTCGCTTTGAGGGAGCACACCGAACGAAGAGCAGCTCTCTTGTACTGGTTCCAGGTGCTTAACTATCTCCGCCCCTTTGCTATTAAAAATTTCCGCTCACCCGAAATCTATCCTGTTATGCTATCTCACAATATCAAAATCAGTTATCGTACCCTGCTCAAGAACAAGACCTACTCCCTGATAAATATTTTGGGTCTGGCCATAGGTATCACTGTTTCTATCTTCATAGGACTTTGGGTACTGGATGAATATTCCTTCAACAAAAATCATGAGCATTATGATCGAATAGTCCAGGTATTCCGAAAGAATGTTACACCTGAAGCAATTTATATCAATAGTTCTATGACAGGTGCACTTGGAGAAGAGCTAAATGAGAAGTTTCCCCATTATTTCGAATACACGGCGCTAACTTTTTTTAGACCCAGTGAGCAGGTTCTTAGTATCGGTGAAAATTCCTTTGAAGAAATGGGGTATTTCTTTCAGCCAGATATCACTCATATTCTTTCGCTACCCATGTTGGAAGGCTCGAGAGATGCTCTTCAAAATCCGAGCAATGTGATTATCTCGAAATCATTTGCAGACAAAGCTTTTAGAAATGAACAGGCTATTGGACAAACGGTAAATTTGAATGCGAATGTAGATTTGATAGTGGCCGGAGTGTATGAGGACCTCCCACAAAACTCGACTTTTGGAGATGCTTCCTTCCTTATTTCCCAGGCACTCTTCTATAATGAGCAAAATCCCTATGGATGGGACAACTATAACATGAAGTTATTTGCTTTGCTCCGACCCGGCGTAAATGTCGAAGATGCTTCAGAAGCGATTAAAGATGTTATCAAGCCCTACCGGGATGAATTGTACAATAAAGGAGAGATTTTTTTGCTTCCTATGAGGGACTGGAATCTGAATTCTACTTTTGAAAATGGGGTACAGGTAGCTAGCCAAAAAGTGCAATTCATTCGATTATTTATTGTCATAGGGCTGTTTATCCCGCTCATTGGATGTATCAACTTTATGAATTTGAATACCGCCCAATATCAAACAAGAGGGAAAGAAGTAGGTATCCGAAAAACCTTAGGATCGGTGAGAGCTACTGTAGCCAGTCAGTTCCTGGTTGAGTCGTTTATGTATGTATTTGGTGCCTTAATGGTCTCTTTGGTATTGGTATATGCCTTGCTTCCCGGCTTTAATGAAATCTCCGGAAAGGAAGTCACACTTCCCTGGATGTTCCCCGCTTTCTGGTTGTTGTGCCTGGTATTCAGCTTAATCGTTTCTTTGTTTGCGGGTAGCTATCCTGCTTTTTTCTTGTCTTCATTTAATCCGATGGAAGCTATAAAGGGGAAATTGAGACAAGGAAGAAAAAGTATTCGGTTTCGCCAGGCCCTGGTGGTGTTTCAATTTACTATTTCCATCTTTCTGATTATTGGAACCATCACTATTCATGAGCAGATCAATCATGCCAAGAATAGATCCATGGGATATGAAAAGGAAGGATTGATCACCATAAGAGGACGAAATGCTGACTTTGCCCAGAAAGGAGAGTTATTGAGAGAAGAGCTGAAAAGAACAGGAGCTGTTGAAGAAGTTGCTTTTTCAAACTATCCATTGACTAATACACTTGGTAATAACGGTGGGTTTAGTGTTGAAGGATCAACAGAAATAAACCAGGAGACGTTTAACACAATCTATGTGACTCCGGAATATGGGGCAGCAGCGCAATGGGAATTGGTGGCAGGTCGTGATTTTAACAGAGATCAGGGAATTGAGATCAATTCAATTATCCTGAGTGAATCGGGGGTTGCGCAGTTAGGGCTTACAGACCCTATCGGAAAAGAAATTACTGCTCATAACAACACATTTAATGGCCAAACTAATTTTACGATCATTGGCGTGGTGAAGGATATGATCAAAGGCTCTCCTTTTAACGATCCTGTTCCACTCATGCTTTTTCCAAATACTAGTACTAACCGAAGGGGATTTATGTTCGTGCGGCTCAACCCCGACATGCCCTATGGCGAATCGATTGCGGCTGTTCAGGAAAGTTTTCACAGCGTGTTACCCGATCACCCCTTTTATGCCCATTTTGCGGACGACCAATACCTGGCAAAGTTCAAGTCCGAAGATCAAACAGGTACATTGGCAACACTCTTCAGTACACTAGCCATTTTGATAAGCTGCCTTGGATTATTTGGTCTTTCAGCATTTATGGTTACTCAGCGTGTTAAAGAAATTGGAATCCGAAAAGTGCTCGGAGCTTCTATTACTAATTTGTGGATGCTGTTGTCCAAAGATTTTGGTCAGTTAGTAATTATCGCTTGTGTGATTGCTTTACCTGCTGCCTTTTATGCGATGAATAGCTGGTTACAAAACTATGAGTTTAGAATACCATTGTATTGGTGGATTTTTGTAGCTGGAGCGGTCTCTTGTTTGGTAGTTACTATGCTAACGGTGAGTTACCACTCGATAAGAGCTTCACTGGCTAATCCGGTTGAGTCTTTGAGATCGGAGTAG
- a CDS encoding aminoglycoside phosphotransferase family protein — translation MTAYPNSDLNIDEELVQSLIDSQFPEFSELSLKLVGSGWDNQNYKLGDQYLVRIPRRALGAELITYEIEWTQKLKGQLPLPIPAPIRVGKPDSSYPWHWSILPWFEGTAARNTFLAEPELFRLVHFLKKLHDISPEGAPLNPFRDAPLTSKADVIDERIQKNKLVLSPHVLKLWEEALAQEINTNPTLIHGDLHPGNIIVKEGIIQAVIDWGDITKGDPATDLAILWMLPMTKTLREDLVEEYGATPSTITRAKGWAVFFAVVFRTSGTEYEELGANIFSFLKSS, via the coding sequence ATGACTGCTTACCCTAACTCAGATCTCAATATAGACGAGGAACTAGTCCAAAGCCTGATTGACTCACAATTCCCTGAGTTCTCCGAGCTTTCCCTAAAGCTGGTAGGAAGTGGTTGGGATAACCAGAATTACAAACTTGGTGATCAATACCTCGTAAGAATCCCCAGAAGAGCGTTGGGAGCAGAGCTAATAACCTATGAAATTGAATGGACGCAAAAGTTAAAAGGGCAACTTCCTTTACCTATCCCTGCTCCTATAAGAGTTGGAAAGCCTGACAGCTCTTACCCCTGGCACTGGAGTATTCTTCCGTGGTTCGAGGGTACTGCCGCTCGAAATACATTTCTTGCCGAACCAGAGCTTTTTCGACTCGTTCACTTTTTAAAAAAACTTCATGATATCAGTCCTGAAGGTGCGCCTCTAAATCCTTTTAGGGATGCACCACTTACAAGTAAAGCAGATGTGATTGATGAGCGAATTCAAAAAAATAAGCTCGTGTTGTCTCCTCACGTATTGAAGCTTTGGGAAGAAGCCCTAGCACAAGAAATAAATACTAATCCCACATTGATACATGGAGATTTGCACCCCGGAAATATCATTGTAAAGGAAGGGATAATACAAGCTGTAATAGATTGGGGAGACATCACCAAAGGAGATCCTGCCACGGACCTTGCTATTCTTTGGATGCTTCCGATGACAAAAACTCTAAGAGAAGATCTTGTAGAAGAATATGGAGCTACACCCTCAACCATTACCCGTGCAAAAGGCTGGGCTGTGTTTTTTGCCGTAGTTTTTAGGACCTCAGGTACAGAGTATGAGGAATTGGGTGCTAATATCTTTTCTTTTTTGAAGTCATCCTGA
- a CDS encoding short chain dehydrogenase: protein MKLLIIGGNGTIGKRVVDHFSNDHDVLIGGRNTGDVLIDIADSDSIKKAFEQIGEVDAIVCIAGEAKWAPFNDLSEEDFYIGIQSKLMGQVNLVRIGQNHLSEHGSITLSTGILADDPVMNTTSAAMVNGAIHSFVQAAALETRTQFRLNAVALGVVEDAYEKYKDYFPGHNPISNQKVVNAYVRSIMGNGHGEIIRVYD from the coding sequence ATGAAACTATTAATCATTGGCGGAAACGGAACTATTGGAAAAAGAGTGGTTGATCATTTCTCCAACGACCATGACGTATTGATAGGTGGCAGAAATACTGGGGATGTTCTCATTGATATTGCAGATTCGGATTCAATCAAAAAAGCTTTTGAACAAATTGGAGAAGTGGACGCCATTGTTTGTATTGCCGGGGAAGCTAAATGGGCTCCCTTTAACGATCTCAGTGAAGAAGACTTTTATATTGGCATCCAAAGCAAGCTAATGGGACAGGTAAATCTTGTCCGAATTGGTCAGAACCATCTTTCGGAGCACGGTTCTATTACTTTATCAACGGGAATCCTTGCAGATGATCCAGTAATGAATACAACAAGCGCGGCCATGGTTAATGGAGCCATTCACAGCTTTGTTCAGGCTGCTGCTTTAGAGACACGAACTCAATTTCGGCTAAATGCTGTGGCTTTGGGAGTTGTGGAAGATGCCTACGAGAAGTACAAGGATTACTTTCCGGGTCACAATCCCATATCCAATCAAAAAGTAGTCAACGCCTATGTCCGTAGCATTATGGGAAATGGTCATGGGGAAATCATTCGTGTTTATGACTAA